Part of the Georgenia sp. TF02-10 genome, AGGTGGCGAGGACGTGCACCCGGTCGGCGCCCCACCGGTCCACCTCGGCCGCGACGACGGCGCGCACCCGCTGCTCCATCCGGGCCCGCGCCACCGGGCGGATGAGAAAGCTCTGGACGTCGCCGACGTTCTGGCTCAGCAGCGTCAGCACCCGCGCCGCACCGTCGCGGACCCGGGGGGAGGGCACCGCCGTCGTGACCACGAGGAGCACGACGGCGACCAGCAGCACCGGGCCGACGAGCGCCAGCAGGACCAGCCCGAGCGCGATGGAGTAGGCCGGCGCGAACGGCCGGAGCTGGTGGACGACCGCCGGCGGGCGGGACCGGGCCGGCGCCGGGGGTGGGGCGGTGCGGGCGGCCCGGGCGGCGCGGGCCTCGAGGACCATCTGGGTGACGGCGAAGCTCGGCGCGAACCAGAGCAGCCAGCGCAGGACGTCGGCCGGCCGGGGCGCCTCGAAGGCGTCCGCCCAGTGCGCCTCGACCAGCCGGAGGCGGACCACGGGGTCGGTGACCACCGGGTCCGGGTAGGACCCCGGCGCGCCGACCTCGACGACGGCGCTCACCGGCTCCCGGTCCCGCGCCGCCCGGCCGGTGCTCAGCGCCGTGACCTCGGTCGGGGCACCGCGCCGGTCCTGGAGGGCGGTGAACCGGAGCAGGTCCTCGGTCCACCGCTCCAGGGTCTGGCCGCGGGGCTGGGTGCCCATGCCGTGGACGAGCACGACGCTGACGTCGGGCTCGGGCGCGGCTGACTCGGCCATGGGCTCAGCATGCGGCAGGCCACCGACACCGGGTGGCCGAACCGGCCGTCCGCGCACCGGCACGTGCGCCGCCGCCTCGTCCGCCTGGTGCCGCAGGGGCCCGGCCGTAGTCTCGGGAAGCGAGTCAACTACGGCGCGCAGTTGAGGCCGTCTCATCCCGTCCCTCGAGTTCGCGAGTCCGCAACCACGGCGTCCCAGGGCTGGTCGAGACTGATCGACCTGGGAAGCCCCGGCTCGCGGTACGCAGGCGCATTGCGATGCATTGCAACTGCCATGTACGCTGCTGGCCGGTACCTCCTGGTCGTGCTCACCGAGGCGATCGAGGGCCGTGACTATGTGGTGACCGCACGCGAGATGACGAGCGCCGAGCGCCAGGCCTTCCAGCGCACGGGAAGGTGAGATGAGATGAGCAAGCTGGACGAGATTGCCGCCCACGCCCAGGAGCACGACTTCTCCGAGGAGATGGAGCGGGGAGTCTGGGAAGACGAGACCGAGACGGATCCCATGGTCACCACCTCACTTCGGCTGCCCAAGTCGCTGCTGGACTGGGTGCGCGAGCGGGCCGCCACCGAGCACGTGCGGCCTAGTGCGTTGATCCGACAGTGGATAGAGCAACGTCGAGACGCGGGCAACGCGGTTGACGTCGGCGACCTTGCGGCCCGTCTCGACCGCCTCGAGCGCGCCGTGTTCTCCGACTCCAGCGGCTCCTGACGGGCCGCGCGGCGGTACTCACCACCGCCGGTGGACCGCGTGGCAGCAGGCGCTGTCGACACTCCAACGCACCGCGGTCCACCGGGCCGCGGCAAGCGGGTCCCCGGACCGGGTCAGGTCAGCCGCGGCGTGCACCAGATTCCCGGGCCTCGTGCGCGGCGGCCCCGGCGACGTAGTCGGACAACCCGCTCAGGGCCTCTTCGTCCTCCGCCCGCTCGCCGGGCTGGCGGCAGAGCCCCCTCCTTCCCTGCCGGTGGCAGGGTCGGCGCCCCGGGGGCGGCGCGGTGGTGACCCGACCCGGGCCTTGCAGAGCTGTTCGTTGATCTCGACGTAGTCCTCCACCAGCGCGGCGAACCGGGTATAACTGTCCAGCTCGGCGCGGACCTGGTCGACCTGCTCGAGGGGGATGTACTGCCCGCGCGAGCCACCCGGGCCCTTCGCGGTCCGGGTCCACAGAGCCCGGGGCCCGTGACCCTGCTCCCCGGGGCGGGCGCAGCGGCAGCCGGGCTTGCCGCACCTGCGGTAGCCCACCTGCAGCGAGCCGCGCCGGAACCGCGGCACCGCGGCGATGCGCGCCAGCACCACCTGCGCGAGCTCCTCGAGCTGGTCCACCGTCATCGCCGAGTAGTCCTTGCCCATGCCACCCTCCCAAGCCTGATCATGGACCCAGCATTCAGACTAGGGGCGCCGTCTCAATCCCTGATCGGCAGCCTCCTGGTTGCTCTCACCGTCTCGATGCCACCGGGTCGGAGAATGGAGTCGAACAGGCGCCCGGGAACCGACTCCCGCTAACGGTCACTACCGGGCCAGGCAGCCCCGCGCGTTCAGGAGATCCAGCATCAACGAGCAACGACGGACGGACAGGATGAGCGAACGAGACGTCGTGCGCCTGCTCGCTCTTCTTGCCGAGAAGGGCGTAAGGCCCTGGATCGATGGCGGGTGGGGCGTCGATGCACTCCTTGGACGTCAGACCCGCGAGCACGCCGATCTAGACATGGTGATCGAGGATCGAGACGAAGCTGCCACGGTCTCCGTCTTGGAAGGTGAGGGCTTCCAAGCAGTCCCGATGTGGTTCACGACCCCGGTGCACACCGTCTGGCGACACGAGGACGGGCGCGTCGTGGACCTCCATGTCGTTGTGCTGGACGACGACGGCTCCGGAATCTACGGCGACGAGGGTGTCTATCCGGCCGACGGGCTGACCGGACGGGGGCGCATCGGGGGCGACGACGTCCGGTGCATCAGCGCCACCGCGCAGGTCGAGTTTCACCGCGGTTACGAGCTGCGCGACCAAGACCGCCACGATGTCGGGTTGCTCCATGCTGAGCTTGGCGTGCCCCTGCCTCCCGAGTACCGATAGCGGTTGTGACCTCGAGCTGGATGCGGTGGCTCGGTCATGGGCTCCTGATGCGGCGGCGGCCCACCCAGACCGGACGCTGAACCGATCGTCCGGGCACTGGGCAAGTGCGCTCCCACCTCCTACGGTGTGGCCATGGCGGGCATCGAGGGAGAGGACCGGCCGGACGGGATGGGCCGGGGACGCCGCCCGGCGGACCGAAGCTCGGCGGACCGGGGCGCGGCGGATCGAGGCGCGGCGGACCAGGGCCCGGACGAGGACGCCGCCGCGCGGGACCGGGAGCGGGAGCGCTACGCCCGCGGGCTGCCGGACTACCACGACCCGACCGCCGGCTGGGGCGGCGCTCCGCCGGCCCGCAGCGCCCTGACGCTCCGGCTGGTCCTGGCCGTCTTCGGCCTGGTGGCGGGCTTGCTGCTGGCAGTGTGGGCGATGCGGGTGGACGCCCCGGGCTGGCTCGTCGCACTGCCCATCATCATGGCGGTGACCGCCGTGGTGGACATCGTCGTGGTCGCCCGACGCAAGCGCCGCGGCGAGCCGGGCTGAGCGAGCGGGGAAGCGATCTACGGGTTTGCGCGGGCTCCAGCCGCGGATGGGCTTGGCCACCGCTGCCGCGCACGTCGGACCCACTGCCCGGGCAGGCGTGCCCTTTGACCGATCGGCGGTGATCCCTTAAACGGATCGGCGGCGACGGCTCCGCGGCCCCCGAGCGGCGCATGTCTGTACTCGCTGTGGCGGCTTGGTCCCGGCTTGAAGCCGCCACAACGAGTATAGAGATGGAGGCTCTCCGCCACGGACCGGCGTGCCCATCGAATCCGGCGGGAGGTGGACGACGAGAGCCCGGTCCCTCGCGGGGGCCGGCACCAGCGCGGGTCGGCCGCGGTGCAACCGAAGTTCGCCGGTAGGCGCTCCGGCGGCGGCTCCCCCAGCCGGCCCAGGTCAGGCCGGCGCCTGCATGGGTGGTGGCCGGTGCCGCGTCCCGCGGCGCTCGACGACCTCGGCGAGCTCGGCGAGGCGGTGCGCCCGGGCCGACTCGGCCGGGGTGAACGGCTGCCCGGGTCGGGC contains:
- a CDS encoding DUF6788 family protein, giving the protein MGKDYSAMTVDQLEELAQVVLARIAAVPRFRRGSLQVGYRRCGKPGCRCARPGEQGHGPRALWTRTAKGPGGSRGQYIPLEQVDQVRAELDSYTRFAALVEDYVEINEQLCKARVGSPPRRPRGADPATGREGGGSAASPASGRRTKRP
- a CDS encoding nucleotidyltransferase domain-containing protein — translated: MSERDVVRLLALLAEKGVRPWIDGGWGVDALLGRQTREHADLDMVIEDRDEAATVSVLEGEGFQAVPMWFTTPVHTVWRHEDGRVVDLHVVVLDDDGSGIYGDEGVYPADGLTGRGRIGGDDVRCISATAQVEFHRGYELRDQDRHDVGLLHAELGVPLPPEYR
- a CDS encoding DUF6343 family protein is translated as MAGIEGEDRPDGMGRGRRPADRSSADRGAADRGAADQGPDEDAAARDRERERYARGLPDYHDPTAGWGGAPPARSALTLRLVLAVFGLVAGLLLAVWAMRVDAPGWLVALPIIMAVTAVVDIVVVARRKRRGEPG